From a region of the Saccharomyces cerevisiae S288C chromosome IX, complete sequence genome:
- the SSL2 gene encoding TFIIH/NER complex ATPase/helicase subunit SSL2 (Component of RNA polymerase transcription factor TFIIH holoenzyme; acts as dsDNA-dependent translocase in context of TFIIH, unwinds DNA strands during initiation and promotes transcription start site (TSS) scanning; has DNA-dependent ATPase/helicase activity; interacts functionally with TFIIB, has roles in TSS selection and gene looping to juxtapose initiation and termination regions; involved in DNA repair; relocalizes to cytosol under hypoxia; homolog of human ERCC3) translates to MTDVEGYQPKSKGKIFPDMGESFFSSDEDSPATDAEIDENYDDNRETSEGRGERDTGAMVTGLKKPRKKTKSSRHTAADSSMNQMDAKDKALLQDTNSDIPADFVPDSVSGMFRSHDFSYLRLRPDHASRPLWISPSDGRIILESFSPLAEQAQDFLVTIAEPISRPSHIHEYKITAYSLYAAVSVGLETDDIISVLDRLSKVPVAESIINFIKGATISYGKVKLVIKHNRYFVETTQADILQMLLNDSVIGPLRIDSDHQVQPPEDVLQQQLQQTAGKPATNVNPNDVEAVFSAVIGGDNEREEEDDDIDAVHSFEIANESVEVVKKRCQEIDYPVLEEYDFRNDHRNPDLDIDLKPSTQIRPYQEKSLSKMFGNGRARSGIIVLPCGAGKTLVGITAACTIKKSVIVLCTSSVSVMQWRQQFLQWCTLQPENCAVFTSDNKEMFQTESGLVVSTYSMVANTRNRSHDSQKVMDFLTGREWGFIILDEVHVVPAAMFRRVVSTIAAHAKLGLTATLVREDDKIGDLNFLIGPKLYEANWMELSQKGHIANVQCAEVWCPMTAEFYQEYLRETARKRMLLYIMNPTKFQACQFLIQYHERRGDKIIVFSDNVYALQEYALKMGKPFIYGSTPQQERMNILQNFQYNDQINTIFLSKVGDTSIDLPEATCLIQISSHYGSRRQEAQRLGRILRAKRRNDEGFNAFFYSLVSKDTQEMYYSTKRQAFLVDQGYAFKVITHLHGMENIPNLAYASPRERRELLQEVLLKNEEAAGIEVGDDADNSVGRGSNGHKRFKSKAVRGEGSLSGLAGGEDMAYMEYSTNKNKELKEHHPLIRKMYYKNLKK, encoded by the coding sequence ATGACGGACGTTGAAGGCTACCAACCTAAGAGCAAGGGGAAAATCTTTCCAGATATGGGTGAGTCCTTTTTCTCATCAGATGAGGATTCACCAGCTACTGATGCAGAGATCGATGAGAACTATGATGATAACAGGGAAACGTCAGAAGGACGTGGAGAAAGGGATACCGGCGCCATGGTAACAGGGTTGAAGAAGCCTCGGAAAAAGACCAAGAGTAGCAGGCATACAGCGGCGGATTCCTCTATGAATCAAATGGACGCTAAGGATAAAGCGCTTTTGCAGGACACTAATAGCGATATACCAGCAGATTTCGTTCCAGATTCCGTCTCTGGAATGTTCAGAAGCCATGACTTTAGTTATTTGCGGTTAAGACCAGACCATGCTTCCAGGCCCCTTTGGATCTCGCCAAGTGACGGTAGGATCATTCTGGAGAGTTTCTCTCCATTAGCAGAACAGGCTCAGGACTTTCTGGTCACCATTGCAGAGCCTATAAGTAGACCCTCCCATATTCATGAATACAAGATCACAGCATACTCTTTGTATGCAGCTGTTTCTGTAGGGTTGGAGACGGATGATATCATTTCAGTTCTGGATAGATTATCCAAAGTACCCGTTGCTGAATCGATAATCAACTTCATTAAAGGGGCTACCATTTCATACGGTAAAGTGAAACTAGTTATTAAGCATAATAGATATTTCGTGGAGACTACACAAGCAGATATTCTGCAAATGTTGCTGAATGATTCCGTCATCGGGCCCCTAAGAATAGATAGCGATCATCAAGTACAGCCACCAGAGGATGTACTACAGCAACAACTTCAGCAAACCGCTGGAAAACCCGCTACTAATGTTAATCCGAACGATGTGGAAGCCGTGTTTAGTGCAGTTATAGGTGGTGATAATGAGCgggaagaagaagatgatgatattgATGCCGTTCACTCCTTTGAAATTGCCAATGAGTCTGTTGAAGTCGTAAAGAAAAGATGTCAAGAAATCGATTATCCCGTGTTGGAAGAATACGACTTTAGAAACGACCATAGAAACCCGGATTTAGATATTGATTTGAAACCTTCCACTCAAATCAGACCCTATCAAGAAAAATCGCTGAGTAAAATGTTTGGTAATGGGCGTGCTCGTTCAGGGATTATTGTTTTGCCATGTGGCGCAGGTAAAACTTTGGTCGGTATTACCGCAGCATgtactataaaaaaatccgTAATTGTTTTATGTACTTCATCAGTCTCCGTCATGCAATGGAGGCAGCAATTTTTACAATGGTGTACCTTACAACCTGAAAATTGTGCTGTTTTCACCTCTGATAATAAGGAAATGTTCCAGACAGAATCCGGTTTGGTTGTTTCCACTTATTCAATGGTGGCAAACACAAGAAACAGGTCTCATGATTCACAAAAAGTTATGGATTTCTTGACCGGTAGGGAATGGGGGTTCATTATTCTTGACGAAGTTCATGTGGTGCCCGCCGCAATGTTCCGTAGGGTGGTCTCCACCATCGCAGCACACGCCAAATTGGGACTGACCGCAACGCTGGTTAGAgaagatgataaaattggtgatctgaattttttaattggTCCAAAACTTTATGAAGCAAATTGGATGGAATTATCCCAAAAAGGACATATTGCAAATGTCCAATGTGCAGAGGTTTGGTGTCCCATGACAGCAGAATTTTACCAAGAGTATTTAAGAGAAACTGCAAGGAAAAGAATGCTACTGTATATCATGAATCCAACAAAGTTTCAGGCATGCCAATTCTTAATTCAATATCACGAAAGGAGGGGTGATAAGATCATCGTTTTTTCAGATAATGTTTACGCCTTACAAGAATATGCTTTGAAAATGGGAAAACCATTTATTTATGGTTCCACACCACAACAAGAGCGTATGAACATTCTGCAAAATTTCCAGTACAATGACCAAATCAATACCATATTTCTATCAAAAGTTGGTGATACTTCCATCGATTTACCAGAAGCTACCTGTTTAATTCAAATATCTTCGCACTATGGGTCTCGTCGTCAAGAAGCCCAAAGATTAGGAAGAATTTTAAGAGCTAAAAGACGTAATGACGAAGGTTTCAATGCGTTCTTTTATTCTCTGGTTTCTAAGGATACGCAAGAAATGTACTACTCAACAAAGAGACAAGCGTTTTTGGTAGATCAAGGTTACGCATTCAAAGTCATTACACATTTACACGGAATGGAGAACATTCCAAATTTGGCATATGCTTCACCCAGAGAACGTAGAGAGCTATTGCAAGAAGTATTATTGAAGAACGAAGAAGCTGCTGGTATCGAGGTCGGTGATGACGCTGACAATTCTGTTGGGAGAGGTTCAAATGGCCACAAAAGATTTAAATCAAAGGCCGTTAGAGGTGAAGGTTCATTGTCTGGTCTTGCTGGCGGTGAAGATATGGCATATATGGAATACAGTACcaataaaaacaaagaacTGAAGGAACATCATCCATTAATCAGAAAGATGTATTAtaagaatttgaagaagtga
- the CCT2 gene encoding chaperonin-containing T-complex subunit CCT2 (Subunit beta of the cytosolic chaperonin Cct ring complex; related to Tcp1p, required for the assembly of actin and tubulins in vivo), whose protein sequence is MSVQIFGDQVTEERAENARLSAFVGAIAVGDLVKSTLGPKGMDKLLQSASSNTCMVTNDGATILKSIPLDNPAAKVLVNISKVQDDEVGDGTTSVTVLSAELLREAEKLIDQSKIHPQTIIEGYRLASAAALDALTKAAVDNSHDKTMFREDLIHIAKTTLSSKILSQDKDHFAELATNAILRLKGSTNLEHIQIIKILGGKLSDSFLDEGFILAKKFGNNQPKRIENAKILIANTTLDTDKVKIFGTKFKVDSTAKLAQLEKAEREKMKNKIAKISKFGINTFINRQLIYDYPEQLFTDLGINSIEHADFEGVERLALVTGGEVVSTFDEPSKCKLGECDVIEEIMLGEQPFLKFSGCKAGEACTIVLRGATDQTLDEAERSLHDALSVLSQTTKETRTVLGGGCAEMVMSKAVDTEAQNIDGKKSLAVEAFARALRQLPTILADNAGFDSSELVSKLRSSIYNGISTSGLDLNNGTIADMRQLGIVESYKLKRAVVSSASEAAEVLLRVDNIIRARPRTANRQHM, encoded by the coding sequence ATGAGTGTACAGATATTTGGAGACCAGGTTACAGAAGAAAGAGCGGAAAACGCCCGTTTGTCGGCGTTTGTCGGTGCCATTGCCGTGGGTGATTTGGTGAAAAGCACATTAGGCCCAAAAGGGATGGATAAATTATTGCAAAGTGCGTCCAGTAACACTTGCATGGTAACAAACGATGGTGCTACGATTCTGAAGTCAATTCCGCTGGATAATCCCGCAGCCAAAGTGTTGGTGAACATCAGTAAGGTGCAGGATGACGAAGTTGGAGATGGTACCACTAGTGTTACTGTTTTGAGCGCAGAGTTGCTTAGAGAAGCAGAGAAGTTGATTGATCAATCCAAAATCCACCCTCAAACTATTATTGAAGGTTACCGACTAGCTTCAGCAGCCGCATTGGATGCGTTAACGAAAGCGGCTGTTGACAACTCTCATGATAAGACCATGTTCCGTGAAGATCTGATCCATATTGCCAAGACTACTTTatcttccaaaattttgtcTCAGGATAAGGATCACTTCGCAGAATTAGCAACTAATGCTATTTTGAGATTGAAGGGCTCCACTAACTTAGAACATATTCAGATCATTAAGATTCTTGGTGGAAAGCTATCAGATTCGTTCCTTGACGAAGGTTTCATTCttgccaaaaaatttggtaaCAACCAACCCAAGagaattgaaaatgctAAGATTCTAATCGCCAATACAACTTTGGATACAGACAAGGTCAAAATATTCGGCACCAAATTCAAAGTCGATTCTACTGCTAAATTGGCACAACTAGAAAAGGCAGAACGtgaaaagatgaagaataaaattgCCAAGATTTCCAAGTTTGGTATCAACACTTTCATCAATAGACAACTAATTTATGACTATCCAGAGCAATTATTTACAGATTTGGGCATAAACTCAATTGAGCATGCTGATTTTGAAGGTGTAGAAAGGCTCGCCCTGGTTACAGGCGGTGAGGTGGTGTCTACATTTGACGAGCCAAGTAAATGCAAACTGGGAGAATGTGACGTGATCGAGGAAATTATGCTTGGTGAACAGCCATTCTTGAAGTTTAGTGGTTGCAAAGCTGGTGAAGCTTGTACCATCGTCCTAAGAGGTGCTACCGACCAAACGCTTGATGAAGCTGAGAGATCCCTGCATGACGCATTGTCCGTGTTGTCACAGACCACAAAGGAAACAAGAACTGTTCTTGGCGGCGGTTGCGCCGAGATGGTCATGTCAAAAGCTGTGGACACCGAAGCTCAAAACATCGACGGAAAGAAGTCCCTTGCCGTGGAGGCTTTTGCCCGTGCTCTGAGACAACTGCCAACCATTTTGGCAGATAATGCTGGTTTTGACAGCAGCGAACTTGTGTCCAAACTAAGATCCTCCATATACAACGGTATCTCCACCTCAGGTTTAGATCTCAACAACGGAACCATTGCCGACATGAGACAGTTAGGTATCGTCGAGAGTTACAAGCTAAAACGAGCAGTAGTCAGCTCTGCATCTGAAGCCGCTGAAGTTCTACTAAGGGTGGATAACATCATCCGTGCAAGACCAAGAACCGCCAATAGACAACATATGTAA
- the AXL2 gene encoding Axl2p (Integral plasma membrane protein; required for axial budding in haploid cells; localizes to the incipient bud site and bud neck; glycosylated by Pmt4p; potential Cdc28p substrate) yields MTQLQISLLLTATISLLHLVVATPYEAYPIGKQYPPVARVNESFTFQISNDTYKSSVDKTAQITYNCFDLPSWLSFDSSSRTFSGEPSSDLLSDANTTLYFNVILEGTDSADSTSLNNTYQFVVTNRPSISLSSDFNLLALLKNYGYTNGKNALKLDPNEVFNVTFDRSMFTNEESIVSYYGRSQLYNAPLPNWLFFDSGELKFTGTAPVINSAIAPETSYSFVIIATDIEGFSAVEVEFELVIGAHQLTTSIQNSLIINVTDTGNVSYDLPLNYVYLDDDPISSDKLGSINLLDAPDWVALDNATISGSVPDELLGKNSNPANFSVSIYDTYGDVIYFNFEVVSTTDLFAISSLPNINATRGEWFSYYFLPSQFTDYVNTNVSLEFTNSSQDHDWVKFQSSNLTLAGEVPKNFDKLSLGLKANQGSQSQELYFNIIGMDSKITHSNHSANATSTRSSHHSTSTSSYTSSTYTAKISSTSAAATSSAPAALPAANKTSSHNKKAVAIACGVAIPLGVILVALICFLIFWRRRRENPDDENLPHAISGPDLNNPANKPNQENATPLNNPFDDDASSYDDTSIARRLAALNTLKLDNHSATESDISSVDEKRDSLSGMNTYNDQFQSQSKEELLAKPPVQPPESPFFDPQNRSSSVYMDSEPAVNKSWRYTGNLSPVSDIVRDSYGSQKTVDTEKLFDLEAPEKEKRTSRDVTMSSLDPWNSNISPSPVRKSVTPSPYNVTKHRNRHLQNIQDSQSGKNGITPTTMSTSSSDDFVPVKDGENFCWVHSMEPDRRPSKKRLVDFSNKSNVNVGQVKDIHGRIPEML; encoded by the coding sequence ATGACACAGCTTCAGATTTCATTATTGCTGACAGCTACTATATCACTACTCCATCTAGTAGTGGCCACGCCCTATGAGGCATATCCTATCGGAAAACAATACCCCCCAGTGGCAAGAGTCAATGAATCGTTTACATTTCAAATTTCCAATGATACCTATAAATCGTCTGTAGACAAGACAGCTCAAATAACATACAATTGCTTCGACTTACCGAGCTGGCTTTCGTTTGACTCTAGTTCTAGAACGTTCTCAGGTGAACCTTCTTCTGACTTACTATCTGATGCGAACACCACGTTGTATTTCAATGTAATACTCGAGGGTACGGACTCTGCCGACAGCACGTCTTTGAACAATACATACCAATTTGTTGTTACAAACCGTCCATCCATCTCGCTATCGTCAGATTTCAATCTATTGGCGTTGTTAAAAAACTATGGTTATACTAACGGCAAAAACGCTCTGAAACTAGATCCTAATGAAGTCTTCAACGTGACTTTTGACCGTTCAATGTTCACTAACGAAGAATCCATTGTGTCGTATTACGGACGTTCTCAGTTGTATAATGCGCCGTTACCCAATTGGCTGTTCTTCGATTCTGGCGAGTTGAAGTTTACTGGGACGGCACCGGTGATAAACTCGGCGATTGCTCCAGAAACAAGCTACagttttgtcatcatcgCTACAGACATTGAAGGATTTTCTGCCGTTGAGGTAGAATTCGAATTAGTCATCGGGGCTCACCAGTTAACTACCTCTATTCAAAATAGTTTGATAATCAACGTTACTGACACAGGTAACGTTTCATATGACTTACCTCTAAACTATGTTTATCTCGATGACGATCCTATTTCTTCTGATAAATTGGGTTCTATAAACTTATTGGATGCTCCAGACTGGGTGGCATTAGATAATGCTACCATTTCCGGGTCTGTCCCAGATGAATTACTCGGTAAGAACTCCAATCCTGCCAATTTTTCTGTGTCCATTTATGATACTTATGGTGATGTGATTTATTTCAACTTCGAAGTTGTCTCCACAACGGATTTGTTTGCCATTAGTTCTCTTCCCAATATTAACGCTACAAGGGGTGAATGGTTCTCCTACTATTTTTTGCCTTCTCAGTTTACAGACTACGTGAATACAAACGTTTCATTAGAGTTTACTAATTCAAGCCAAGACCATGACTGGGTGAAATTCCAATCATCTAATTTAACATTAGCTGGAGAAGTGCCCAAGAATTTCGACAAGCTTTCATTAGGTTTGAAAGCGAACCAAGGTTCACAATCTCAAGAGCTATATTTTAACATCATTGGCATGGATTCAAAGATAACTCACTCAAACCACAGTGCGAATGCAACGTCCACAAGAAGTTCTCACCACTCCACCTCAACAAGTTCTTACACATCTTCTACTTACACtgcaaaaatttcttctacCTCCGCTGCTGCTACTTCTTCTGCTCCAGCAGCGCTGCCAGCAGCCAATAAAACTTCATCTCACAATAAAAAAGCAGTAGCAATTGCGTGCGGTGTTGCTATCCCATTAGGCGTTATCCTAGTAGCTCTCATTTGCTTCCTAATATTCTGGAGACGCAGAAGGGAAAATCCAGACGATGAAAACTTACCGCATGCTATTAGTGGACCTGATTTGAATAATCCTGCAAATAAACCAAATCAAGAAAACGCTACACCTTTGAACAACCcctttgatgatgatgctTCCTCGTACGATGATACTTCAATAGCAAGAAGATTGGCTGCTTTGAacactttgaaattggatAACCACTCTGCCACTGAATCTGATATTTCCAGCGTGGATGAAAAGAGAGATTCTCTATCAGGTATGAATACATACAATGATCAGTTCCAATCCCAAagtaaagaagaattattaGCAAAACCCCCAGTACAGCCTCCAGAGAGCCCGTTCTTTGACCCACAGAATAGGTCTTCTTCTGTGTATATGGATAGTGAACCAGCAGTAAATAAATCCTGGCGATATACTGGCAACCTGTCACCAGTCTCTGATATTGTCAGAGACAGTTACGGATCACAAAAAACTGTTGATACAGAAAAACTTTTCGATTTAGAAGCACCAGAGAAGGAAAAACGTACGTCAAGGGATGTCACTATGTCTTCACTGGACCCTTGGAACAGCAATATTAGCCCTTCTCCCGTAAGAAAATCAGTAACACCATCACCATATAACGTAACGAAGCATCGTAACCGCCACTTACAAAATATTCAAGACTCTCAAAGCGGTAAAAACGGAATCACTCCCACAACAATGTCAACTTCATCTTCTGACGATTTTGTTCCGGTTAAAGATGGTGAAAATTTTTGCTGGGTCCATAGCATGGAACCAGACAGAAGACCAAGTAAGAAAAGGTTAgtagatttttcaaataagaGTAATGTCAATGTTGGTCAAGTTAAGGACATTCACGGACGCATCCCAGAAATGCTGTGA
- the REV7 gene encoding Rev7p (Accessory subunit of DNA polymerase zeta (pol zeta); involved in translesion synthesis during post-replication repair; required for mutagenesis induced by DNA damage; involved in double-strand break repair; may be involved in meiosis; forms a complex with Rev3p, Pol31p and Pol32p) has product MNRWVEKWLRVYLKCYINLILFYRNVYPPQSFDYTTYQSFNLPQFVPINRHPALIDYIEELILDVLSKLTHVYRFSICIINKKNDLCIEKYVLDFSELQHVDKDDQIITETEVFDEFRSSLNSLIMHLEKLPKVNDDTITFEAVINAIELELGHKLDRNRRVDSLEEKAEIERDSNWVKCQEDENLPDNNGFQPPKIKLTSLVGSDVGPLIIHQFSEKLISGDDKILNGVYSQYEEGESIFGSLF; this is encoded by the coding sequence ATGAATAGATGGGTAGAGAAGTGGCTGAGGGTATACTTAAAATGCTACATtaatttgattttattttatagaAATGTATACCCACCTCAGTCATTCGACTACACTACTTACCAGTCATTCAACTTGCCGCAGTTCGTTCCCATTAATAGGCATCCTGCTTTAATTGACTATATAGAAGAACTTATACTGGATGTTCTTTCTAAATTAACGCACGTTTACAGATTTTCCATCTGcattattaataaaaagaacGATTTAtgcattgaaaaatacgtTTTAGATTTTAGTGAATTACAACATGTGGATAAAGACGATCAGATCATTACGGAAACTGAAGTGTTCGACGAATTCCGATCTTCCTTAAATAGTTTGATTATGCATTTGGAGAAATTACCTAAAGTCAACGATGACACAATAACATTTGAAGCAGTTATTAATGCGATCGAATTGGAACTAGGACATAAGTTGGACAGAAACAGGAGGGTCGATAGTTTGGAGGAAAAAGCAGAAATTGAAAGGGATTCAAACTGGGTTAAATGtcaagaagatgaaaatttaCCAGACAATAATGGTTTTCAACCTCCTAAAATAAAACTCACTTCTTTAGTCGGTTCTGACGTGGGGCCTTTGATTATTCATCAGTttagtgaaaaattaatcAGCGGTGACgacaaaattttgaatggaGTGTATTCTCAATATGAAGAGGGCGAGAGCATTTTTGGATCTTTGTTTTAA
- the TPM2 gene encoding tropomyosin TPM2 (Minor isoform of tropomyosin; binds to and stabilizes actin cables and filaments, which direct polarized cell growth and the distribution of several organelles; appears to have distinct and also overlapping functions with Tpm1p; TPM2 has a paralog, TPM1, that arose from the whole genome duplication): MEKIKEKLNSLKLESESWQEKYEELREQLKELEQSNTEKENEIKSLSAKNEQLDSEVEKLESQLSDTKQLAEDSNNLRSNNENYTKKNQDLEQQLEDSEAKLKEAMDKLKEADLNSEQMGRRIVALEEERDEWEKKCEEFQSKYEEAQKELDEIANSLENL; this comes from the coding sequence ATGGAGAAGATCAAAGAGAAATTGAATAGCTTAAAATTAGAATCTGAGTCAtggcaagaaaaatatgaggAGCTGAGAGAACAGCTCAAAGAATTAGAGCAATCTAACactgaaaaagaaaacgagATTAAATCTTTGTCCGCTAAAAACGAGCAACTCGACAGTGAAGTGGAGAAGTTAGAGAGTCAATTGTCTGATACAAAGCAATTGGCTGAAGACTCCAATAACTTGAGATCTAATAATGAGAACTACACCAAGAAAAACCAGGATCTAGAACAACAGCTAGAAGACAGTGAAGCCAAACTGAAGGAAGCAATGGATAAACTGAAAGAGGCCGATTTGAACTCTGAGCAAATGGGTAGAAGGATCGTTgctttggaagaagaaagagatgAATGGGAAAAGAAGTGCGAAGAATTCCAAAGCAAATATGAAGAAgctcaaaaagaattggaCGAAATTGCTAATtcattggaaaatttaTGA